The following is a genomic window from Flavobacteriales bacterium.
CATCACCTACGTGAACACCTCGAGCATCGAAATAAACCACGAATTCTTCACCGGTATTTGGATGGATAACGGGATTGTTGTTGTCGTCGGTTACTCTAACGCTATCGGTCGATTGCCAGGTCCAATCCCCCAAGCTGATCAACCCTTGGAAGGTCCACTTTGGTAGAAATTCATAAGCGAAATCCAATTCTATCCCCTTGTGCACGGCATCCATACCGTTGATGTTGGTTCTGAATAATTCATCGTCAATGATCACGGACGGTGCTTTTGTAGCAGGGCGGTTGTCCCAGCGTGTGTAGTAGCTGTTCAGGTTTACTGAAAATTGACCCGAGCGATAAGCGTAGCCTACCTCAACGGCTTTCACGATCTCATTTTCGATATTCCGGAACTTCCGGTTGTGAAAGTCGAATACATTCTCGAATCGTGGAGCACGCGATAGATAGCCCAAGTTTCCAAAGACACTCATATGCTCGTTGATGTTGTATTTGGCTCCGGTTTTAAAGGTGAAGCTCGGGATCCACACCCATTCAGTGGTTGCAAAGCGAGCCTCCTCTGAGTTAGTGTGATAGGTTTGACAGTCATAGACCAATGTATCGCGATATCCAATGGCCTCTTGAATGGTGGTATCACTGAGAACTAAATCCTTTTTTCGGAAATAATCGACGCGCTGGTAGCCGCTCATCGAACCCGATATATTGACAAAGGCAGCCCAGAGACCCTCTTTGTACTCGAGTTGATAAAAACCACCTCCCCACCGAACCTTGGCATCGTTGTGAGACATGATGATATCACCTTCACGCTTGACCGGAGAGGCTGCATTGGCACTTTCATTGTCTACGTAGTAGTCACCCCCGAGCAGATCGTACACTTCTCGGTAGTGCTCACCTCGGTACGATCGGAAATCGAGTCCACCGCTATGCTCGAGTTTTTCGTTTTGATTGTAGGTAAATGTACTTACCCATCCCCACCAGAAGTGGTTGTTTATGGAGCTGCGCAGAATATCGCTCGCCTTGTGCTCCGTGTCTGAATAAGTAGAGTCAATACTGAATCGTCCAAATGCATTATCGTCGTAGATTTGCTGAAAATCTATGCGGCCGAGTTCATCACGAGCCGGCGAATCGTCCGACAAACGCGTTCCACCACCATTTCCCAGTGATAAGTACAATACGTTCGACCAGTACATCTTCTTATTTACTCGCCAGAAGTCCTTAAGGCTGAATTGAGGCTTGTGGTAGTAGTTCTTTCTTTCGGTCACCGTCTCTTCTCCATTCCGAATGGTATCACCATCTACTATGTCGTAGCGGTCTAGAACTCCCCAGTGTTGGTTGTATCGGATACTCAGGTCCTGAGCATCGGTCGTATCCACGAAATTGACCAAAGCATCATTGTAACTTTCACGATCCTCGCCGATATCAGCAAGGGCTTGGTTCAAATCTTCGTCGGAAATATCTCCTTGGTTATGTGCCACCATCACATTGTACAACTCGTCGCTTCCTTCGAATAGATTTCGACCGTACTCGGCATCATGATCGCCGATCGACACATTCCAAAACCGCTGCGCGTGCTCCTGAGGCGCGCCGAATCCGGTTAAGCTCAAATTGTGGTTGCCGAGTTGCTTATCCACCTTGAAGTAGTAAAACCAACCTTCGGTCCACCCGTTGTCGATCCACCCATTTCCGCGCTTGTAAGATCCAGCCACCGTGAATCCCCAACCATTATCCAAACCCCCGGAATTGTACCCGGCCGTAGTTCTTAAAAAGCCGTTGTTCCCAACTTCCTGCTTAACCTGAAAGCTCTTCTTTTGATCGATACCTTTGGTCAATATGTTGATGGTACCGCCAACGGACGGAATAGCGAGTTTGGAAGCTCCCAATCCTCTTTGCACCTGCATTTTTTGCGTAATGGCGTCCAATCCGAACCAGTTCGACCAGTAAACCCATCCGTTCTCCATATCATTTACCGGAACTCCGTCGATCATTACGGCTACATTGCGCTGGCTAAAACCTCGAATATTGATTCTTGCGTCACCGTCACCACCACCCAGTTGTGTGGCGTAGATCCCCGGCGTACTGTTGAGGACCATGGGCAAATCTTGTGAAGCCAATTCACGCTGAACTTGTTTTGGGGTGATATTCGAAAAAGCGACTGGCGTTTCACGGGCAATGGCCACGTCGGCCACAACTTCGACCTCGCTCAAAGTGGTTGTTTTGAGCGACACCTTGAGATCGATGGTTTTGCCGGCAACTACGGTAACCTTTCGCTCAAAGGTTTCGTAACCCACGTAACTGAACTGTAAAGTGTATGGACCTGGAGCGAGATCAACGCTAAAGGCCCCGTCGAAGTCGGCAGCCAACCCTTTGCCTTCGGCGTATACGATATTGGCGCCCAACAGGGTTTCTCCCGTCACCGCGTCCGTGACTACTCCTTTGACCGTTCCCGTTTGCGCCCAACCGGTGAAGCTCAATCCAATGAATAAAAAAGCGATCAAATGTTTCATGTACCAAAGACAAAAAAAGCTAGCTGGAGTCAATCCGGCTAGCTTTGAATTAAGAGGTAATCCTCATCATTGAAGAATGAATTTCTTGGTAACCGTTTCACCGTTACTCAATCGAACCTGAACGAAATAAACGCCTGGCTTCCCCTTCAATCCGGTGAGGGTAACGAATTTATCCGGCGAGAAAATTCGACCTGCCGCAATTTGCTGACCCACCAACGAGTAAACCTCATACGATTCCATGCGCTCAGAAGCACTCAAGGTAATTGAGGATCCGGATTTGGCCGGATTTGGATACAAGCTCAAGCCGGCTTTTTGGTATTCCGCCAAACTCACGTAATTAGGGTCACACGTGCAGCCGTGAGCACCAAGATATTCCCAAGTATCTTCGGGAAGTGAGTCGTATTCTACTGCCGGATTAAACAATGATGGATTATTCGTAATACCGTCTTCAACATTGGCCTTACGGATCAAGGTATGGTTTCTCGTCCACCAGCGTCCGCCATTCGCATCTGTAAAGTTGGCGGCAGTATCTGTGGTCCAAGCATCACCCGGATCTTCACCTACTTTTCCGAAAATGTCGATGATGTTCGCACCTTTTTCAATGGTCAAAGCATCGTCTCCATTGAAATAGCAAGGAGCCGGGTAGTCGTTATCGAGAATATCGGCCATGGCCTGAAGTGCGGGGTCAGCGGGCGGTGAAGTTGATCCACCTCCGAGGTCCACTGTGTCGGTTTGTCCATTGACCACAACAACTACATCGTATGGCTGAATCATACCCGACAACTGCAATACGTCCGGATTCGATGTTCCCCCGTTCGAGTAGCGCTTGAGTGTATACTGGCTGAGGTTGATAGGGTTAGCGGTCGGATTATAGATCTCGACTGCTTTGCTGTTTCCGGAACCTTCTACGTATTCCGAAAAGAAAACGTCGCTACACTGCGCCTGAACCGCAGCTACTGAAGCAACAAAAAGGAGAGAGAATAGTGCTTTCTTCATATATCACAACTTTATGTGTGCAAAGATAAGATCGCTAACCACTTATCGGTTCGCGGCTAATATTATGCTAAAGTTAAGTTCTAGCGCTTAATAAAA
Proteins encoded in this region:
- a CDS encoding lamin tail domain-containing protein; this encodes MKKALFSLLFVASVAAVQAQCSDVFFSEYVEGSGNSKAVEIYNPTANPINLSQYTLKRYSNGGTSNPDVLQLSGMIQPYDVVVVVNGQTDTVDLGGGSTSPPADPALQAMADILDNDYPAPCYFNGDDALTIEKGANIIDIFGKVGEDPGDAWTTDTAANFTDANGGRWWTRNHTLIRKANVEDGITNNPSLFNPAVEYDSLPEDTWEYLGAHGCTCDPNYVSLAEYQKAGLSLYPNPAKSGSSITLSASERMESYEVYSLVGQQIAAGRIFSPDKFVTLTGLKGKPGVYFVQVRLSNGETVTKKFILQ
- a CDS encoding TonB-dependent receptor — protein: MKHLIAFLFIGLSFTGWAQTGTVKGVVTDAVTGETLLGANIVYAEGKGLAADFDGAFSVDLAPGPYTLQFSYVGYETFERKVTVVAGKTIDLKVSLKTTTLSEVEVVADVAIARETPVAFSNITPKQVQRELASQDLPMVLNSTPGIYATQLGGGDGDARINIRGFSQRNVAVMIDGVPVNDMENGWVYWSNWFGLDAITQKMQVQRGLGASKLAIPSVGGTINILTKGIDQKKSFQVKQEVGNNGFLRTTAGYNSGGLDNGWGFTVAGSYKRGNGWIDNGWTEGWFYYFKVDKQLGNHNLSLTGFGAPQEHAQRFWNVSIGDHDAEYGRNLFEGSDELYNVMVAHNQGDISDEDLNQALADIGEDRESYNDALVNFVDTTDAQDLSIRYNQHWGVLDRYDIVDGDTIRNGEETVTERKNYYHKPQFSLKDFWRVNKKMYWSNVLYLSLGNGGGTRLSDDSPARDELGRIDFQQIYDDNAFGRFSIDSTYSDTEHKASDILRSSINNHFWWGWVSTFTYNQNEKLEHSGGLDFRSYRGEHYREVYDLLGGDYYVDNESANAASPVKREGDIIMSHNDAKVRWGGGFYQLEYKEGLWAAFVNISGSMSGYQRVDYFRKKDLVLSDTTIQEAIGYRDTLVYDCQTYHTNSEEARFATTEWVWIPSFTFKTGAKYNINEHMSVFGNLGYLSRAPRFENVFDFHNRKFRNIENEIVKAVEVGYAYRSGQFSVNLNSYYTRWDNRPATKAPSVIIDDELFRTNINGMDAVHKGIELDFAYEFLPKWTFQGLISLGDWTWQSTDSVRVTDDNNNPVIHPNTGEEFVVYFDARGVHVGDAAQTQLGFSLEYEPTRGAYIRLRGTYFDRYYAEFDPLTLNGRNAGRDSWQVPGYIIFDLHGGYRFTFGEQSLSLRASVLNLPDQRYISDAQNNNGRVLSIITSDFNANSAGVFFGQGRRFNLSVTYAF